One segment of Theobroma cacao cultivar B97-61/B2 chromosome 9, Criollo_cocoa_genome_V2, whole genome shotgun sequence DNA contains the following:
- the LOC18589622 gene encoding phytoene synthase 2, chloroplastic isoform X2: MCITFSLASKHCIGASNGNLQSRKSMSTTAREEVITAPKIPITLPGLTKHGIPHTNLQVQEIVRRQSWPNNLAKEGNCRKPRFHPTFLEEAYNKCRNICAEYAKTFYLGTLLMTEERQKAIWAIYVWCRRTDELVDGPNADYMSSAVLERWEERLQDIFDGRPYDMFDAALSDTVFNFPLDIKPFRDMIEGMRMDTRKSRYKNFQELYLYCYYVAGTVGLMSVPVMGIAPESSVSAHSIYNAALYLGIGNQLTNILRDVGEDALRGRVYLPQDELAQFGLCDKDVLSKKVTDAWREFMKEQITRARFFFNLAEEGASQLDKASRWPVWSSLLLYRKILDAIEDNNYDNLTKRAYVGRTKKLLTLPLAYTRALSKPGLSSR; this comes from the exons ATGTGTATAACATTTTCACTGGCATCAAAACATTGCATTGGAGCCAGCAATGGAAACTTACAGTCTCGAAAATCCATGTCTACAACAGCAAGAGAAGAAGTGATCACAgctccaaaaataccaatCACCCTCCCTGGATTGACAAAGCATGGCATTCCCCACACCAATTTACAAGTACAAGAAATTGTCAGAAGGCAATCTTGGCCAAACAACTTAGCGAAGGAAGGCAATTGTAGAAAACCGCGGTTCCATCCTACTTTCCTCGAAGAAGCTTACAACAAGTGCAGGAACATTTGTGCAGAATATGCCAAGACTTTCTATCTAG GCACCTTGTTGATGACAGAGGAGAGGCAGAAAGCCATATGGGCAATTTATG TTTGGTGCAGGAGGACTGATGAACTGGTTGACGGGCCAAATGCAGATTACATGAGTTCTGCTGTTCTTGAAAGGTGGGAAGAGAGACTGCAGGATATCTTTGATGGACGCCCCTATGATATGTTCGATGCTGCACTCTCCgacactgttttcaacttcccCTTGGACATCAAG CCTTTCAGGGACATGATTGAGGGCATGAGAATGGATACAAGAAAATCGcgatataaaaattttcaagagcTTTATCTTTACTGCTACTATGTAGCAGGAACTGTTGGTCTAATGAGCGTTCCAGTAATGGGAATTGCACCAGAGTCCTCTGTTTCTGCTCATAGTATATACAACGCAGCACTCTACTTGGGCATTGGAAATCAGTTGACGAACATTCTTCGAGATGTAGGAGAAGA TGCGTTGAGAGGCAGAGTTTATCTTCCTCAAGATGAGCTCGCACAGTTTGGTTTATGCGACAAGGATGTGCTGTCCAAGAAGGTAACTGATGCCTGGAGAGAGTTCATGAAAGAGCAAATTACAAGGGCAAGGTTCTTTTTCAATCTAGCTGAGGAGGGAGCTTCACAGCTTGACAAGGCTAGCCGCTGGCCG GTTTGGTCATCCTTGCTATTGTATCGAAAGATCCTGGATGCGATTGAGGATAACAATTATGATAACTTGACAAAACGAGCATATGTTGGAAGGACTAAGAAACTTCTGACGTTACCCTTAGCCTACACTAGAGCCTTATCAAAACCTGGTTTGAGCTCTCGCTGA
- the LOC18589622 gene encoding phytoene synthase 2, chloroplastic isoform X1 produces MCITFSLASKHCIGASNGNLQSRKSMSTTAREEVITAPKIPITLPGLTKHGIPHTNLQVQEIVRRQSWPNNLAKEGNCRKPRFHPTFLEEAYNKCRNICAEYAKTFYLGTLLMTEERQKAIWAIYVWCRRTDELVDGPNADYMSSAVLERWEERLQDIFDGRPYDMFDAALSDTVFNFPLDIKPFRDMIEGMRMDTRKSRYKNFQELYLYCYYVAGTVGLMSVPVMGIAPESSVSAHSIYNAALYLGIGNQLTNILRDVGEDALRGRVYLPQDELAQFGLCDKDVLSKKVTDAWREFMKEQITRARFFFNLAEEGASQLDKASRWPVYTLTTVWSSLLLYRKILDAIEDNNYDNLTKRAYVGRTKKLLTLPLAYTRALSKPGLSSR; encoded by the exons ATGTGTATAACATTTTCACTGGCATCAAAACATTGCATTGGAGCCAGCAATGGAAACTTACAGTCTCGAAAATCCATGTCTACAACAGCAAGAGAAGAAGTGATCACAgctccaaaaataccaatCACCCTCCCTGGATTGACAAAGCATGGCATTCCCCACACCAATTTACAAGTACAAGAAATTGTCAGAAGGCAATCTTGGCCAAACAACTTAGCGAAGGAAGGCAATTGTAGAAAACCGCGGTTCCATCCTACTTTCCTCGAAGAAGCTTACAACAAGTGCAGGAACATTTGTGCAGAATATGCCAAGACTTTCTATCTAG GCACCTTGTTGATGACAGAGGAGAGGCAGAAAGCCATATGGGCAATTTATG TTTGGTGCAGGAGGACTGATGAACTGGTTGACGGGCCAAATGCAGATTACATGAGTTCTGCTGTTCTTGAAAGGTGGGAAGAGAGACTGCAGGATATCTTTGATGGACGCCCCTATGATATGTTCGATGCTGCACTCTCCgacactgttttcaacttcccCTTGGACATCAAG CCTTTCAGGGACATGATTGAGGGCATGAGAATGGATACAAGAAAATCGcgatataaaaattttcaagagcTTTATCTTTACTGCTACTATGTAGCAGGAACTGTTGGTCTAATGAGCGTTCCAGTAATGGGAATTGCACCAGAGTCCTCTGTTTCTGCTCATAGTATATACAACGCAGCACTCTACTTGGGCATTGGAAATCAGTTGACGAACATTCTTCGAGATGTAGGAGAAGA TGCGTTGAGAGGCAGAGTTTATCTTCCTCAAGATGAGCTCGCACAGTTTGGTTTATGCGACAAGGATGTGCTGTCCAAGAAGGTAACTGATGCCTGGAGAGAGTTCATGAAAGAGCAAATTACAAGGGCAAGGTTCTTTTTCAATCTAGCTGAGGAGGGAGCTTCACAGCTTGACAAGGCTAGCCGCTGGCCGGTATACACCTTAACAACA GTTTGGTCATCCTTGCTATTGTATCGAAAGATCCTGGATGCGATTGAGGATAACAATTATGATAACTTGACAAAACGAGCATATGTTGGAAGGACTAAGAAACTTCTGACGTTACCCTTAGCCTACACTAGAGCCTTATCAAAACCTGGTTTGAGCTCTCGCTGA